Proteins encoded in a region of the Neodiprion virginianus isolate iyNeoVirg1 chromosome 2, iyNeoVirg1.1, whole genome shotgun sequence genome:
- the LOC124297819 gene encoding uncharacterized protein LOC124297819: MAVILFLIQVLPCITLILAQPQCPNVNINFLRSPYDAAYNANLPASPPCLLRGQSVTKRDDYTYTSGIGGYKVHTRAVLWNEARITCEEEGGHLAIFNSVAEANAVTQLYKKSPAIIGSPLPQFAGIGFHDLYREGQYVTIHGQTLAKAGFTQWAPGQPDNRHGGKPENCGSLDKNGGLNDIGCDVPIGFVCELPAIAAYHIKPSSKYDDNDEEDVPENLHSGVNKCEQDGRVDYICVSSVRGASVGQLVVRRSYGERVSYVENRLESRIIMSPVLSLIVYGQVYFLGFGTNIRPTVIGSDNSTAIPAIDQTLDKTQPFQGNQNSVLVPEINRRCGEMGLSEKNVKRPDYTYTPGIGGHKFHTKAATWNEARKVCESEGAHLAIVNSAREAEVIGNLFTKSGPHFGSEDSNYAHIGFHDLYEEGEFVTIDGKSLATVGFYEWGNGEPNNANNEDCGSVYKNGRLNDIRCTQSAAFVCESPDVN; encoded by the exons ATGGCGGTCATCCTTTTTTTGATTCAAGTATTGCCTTGTATCACATTGATACTGGCGCAGCCGCAATGTCCTAACGTCAATATAAACTTTTTACGTTCACCATACG ACGCAGCTTATAACGCGAATCTGCCCGCATCGCCGCCGTGTTTACTGCGAGGCCAATCAGTCACCAAAAGAGATGACTACAC GTACACGTCGGGTATCGGTGGCTACAAAGTTCACACGCGAGCGGTTCTATGGAACGAAGCTCGAATCACTTGCGAAGAGGAAGGCGGGCATTTGGCTATATTTAACTCCGTAGCCGAAGCAAATGCGGTAACTCAGCTGTACAAGAAGTCGCCGGCAATCATTGGATCACCTCTACCACAGTTTGCTGGCATTGGGTTTCACGACCTTTATCGCGAAGGTCAATACGTTACAATTCACGGTCAGACGTTGGCGAAAGCTGGATTCACGCAATGGGCGCCTGGACAACCAGATAATAGACACGGCGGAAAGCCGGAAAATTGTGGATCCTTGGACAAAAATGGGGGACTTAACGATATTGGTTGCGATGTTCCAATTGGTTTTGTATGCGAGCTGCCA GCAATCGCGGCTTATCACATTAAGCCTTCGTCAAAGTACGACGATAACGACGAAGAAGATGTTCCAGAGAATCTACATTCGGGGGTGAATAAGTGTGAGCAGGACGGCCGGGT CGACTATATATGCGTCTCGAGCGTTAGAGGGGCCAGTGTGGGCCAGTTAGTCGTTCGGCGATCGTACGGCGAGCGTGTGTCTTATGTGGAGAACCGAC TTGAATCCAGGATCATCATGTCTCCGGTATTATCGCTGATCGTTTACGGACAAGTGTATTTCCTCGGCTTCGGAACAAATATTCGACCGACCGTTATTGGATCTGATAATTCAACAGCAATACCAGCCATCGACCAGACCTTGGATAAGACACAGCCGTTCCAGGGGAACCAAAATTCAGTATTGGTCCCAGAAATAAATCGCCGATGCGGAGAGATGGGATTATCAGAGAAGAATGTAAAACGCCCCGATTACAC TTACACGCCAGGTATCGGTGGGCACAAGTTTCACACGAAAGCAGCCACTTGGAACGAGGCTAGAAAAGTGTGCGAAAGCGAAGGTGCACACCTCGCTATTGTGAACTCAGCCAGGGAAGCGGAAGTGATCGGTAATCTTTTCACGAAATCCGGTCCTCACTTTGGTTCGGAAGACTCGAACTACGCCCATATCGGATTTCATGACCTCTACGAAGAAGGCGAATTCGTTACCATCGACGGCAAATCCCTGGCAACGGTCGGTTTCTATGAGTGGGGGAACGGAGAACCCAACAATGCCAACAATGAAGATTGCGGATCAGTGTACAAAAACGGCCGGCTCAATGACATCCGTTGTACGCAATCTGCTGCCTTCGTTTGCGAATCGCCGGatgttaattaa